A single window of Nicotiana tomentosiformis chromosome 1, ASM39032v3, whole genome shotgun sequence DNA harbors:
- the LOC138900987 gene encoding uncharacterized protein — MQALRDELKENDDELVKSIKNCSGLEGMLRIKEEELERSKGVKAQCSDLQAQVVELHRQLEEWHPRLWGLMGEVAEKQRELEKAESLRVDAQRRLEVLELANSTLRDKQDNDQFAAKAKEERLHGRVRELEKDNTFLHGQVVALEVEKAQLLAQPSSSHTSEFPNIPRASYEE, encoded by the coding sequence ATGCAGGCCCTTCGAGACGAGTTAAAGGAGAATGATGATGAATTGGTAAAGTCCATCAAGAACTGCAGCGGCCTTGAGGGGATGTTGCGGATTAAGGAGGAGGAGCTTGAAAGAAGCAAGGGCGTGAAGGCCCAGTGTAGCGATCTTCAAGCGCAAGTAGTTGAGTTGCATAGGCAATTAGAAGAATGGCATCCTCGGTTGTGGGGCCTTATGGGTGAAGTTGCTGAGAAGCAAAGAGAGCTTGAGAAGGCAGAGTCTCTCCGCGTGGACGCTCAGAGGAGATTGGAGGTGCTCGAGCTAGCGAACAGCACCCTTCGGGATAAGCAGGACAACGACCAGTTCGCGGCGAAAGCTAAAGAGGAGCGACTACATGGGAGGGTCAGAGAGCTGGAGAAAGATAACACCTTCCTTCATGGTCAAGTAGTCGCATTGGAAGTTGAGAAGGCTCAACTGCTTGCACAACCCTCTTCTTCCCATACTTCAGAATTTCCCAACATTCCTCGGGCATCGTATGAGGAATAG